A single genomic interval of Camelina sativa cultivar DH55 chromosome 11, Cs, whole genome shotgun sequence harbors:
- the LOC104721961 gene encoding uncharacterized protein LOC104721961, with the protein MYYFPYPLNTLYSLPPMTIQSYKSETTSKRRRTKKKHILSKKNIVKMEVSAPKRGLYMEMEQNAQVAAKRLWKIVRIVFCVLKTGTVKSKLMLDLNLMLKRGNKAITNLRRRSSSTGGADVNSSTRVRDYDPLAFMCKRKRRVHGGYDNEDDAVEAAVKKVFELLGDNDTKTGAAAALRESPLMMSPAVRQLRVTDSPFPLEDGGDHDHVVDKAAEEFIKKFYKNLKLQKKMANTLESPYHDGWVR; encoded by the coding sequence ATGTATTATTTTCCTTATCCTTTAAATACCCTCTACTCACTCCCTCCAATGACAATCCAATCTTACAAGAGTGAGACgacaagcaaaagaagaagaacaaaaaaaaaacatattctctccaaaaaaaatatagtaaaaatggAAGTTTCTGCACCGAAAAGAGGCTTATACATGGAAATGGAACAGAACGCTCAAGTCGCAGCCAAAAGGCTTTGGAAAATCGTCCGCATCGTCTTCTGCGTTTTAAAAACCGGTACAGTCAAAAGCAAGCTCATGCTTGACTTAAACCTAATGCTTAAGAGAGGCAACAAAGCCATCACTAACCTCCGCCGCCGATCTAGCTCCACCGGCGGTGCTGACGTAAACTCCTCCACACGCGTCCGTGACTACGACCCTTTAGCCTTTATGTGCAAACGCAAACGCCGCGTCCACGGCGGTTATGACAACGAAGACGATGCAGTGGAGGCAGCGGTCAAGAAGGTTTTTGAGCTGTTGGGAGATAATGATACGAAGACGGGAGCGGCGGCAGCGCTAAGAGAGTCACCGTTGATGATGTCTCCGGCGGTGAGACAGCTTAGGGTGACGGATTCGCCGTTCCCGTTGGAAGACGGCGGTGATCACGATCATGTGGTGGATAAAGCCGCCGAAgagtttataaagaagttttatAAGAACCTTAAGCTGCAAAAGAAGATGGCTAACACGTTGGAGTCTCCGTACCACGACGGATGGGTTAGATGA
- the LOC109127233 gene encoding LOW QUALITY PROTEIN: uncharacterized protein LOC109127233 (The sequence of the model RefSeq protein was modified relative to this genomic sequence to represent the inferred CDS: inserted 1 base in 1 codon), whose amino-acid sequence IFGIFIKELSKWAMNIXSLDVKASKPIIATCACPLTKLLIWRIP is encoded by the exons aTTTTCGGAATTTTCATAAAGGAGCTTTCGAAATGGGCCATGAACA AGAGCTTAGACGTGAAGGCATCTAAGCCAATTATAGCCACCTGTGCGTGTCCATTAACTAAGCTATTAATATGGAGAATTCCTTAA
- the LOC104721962 gene encoding uncharacterized protein LOC104721962 — protein sequence MSDSVQFTESETQAPEDLQYLEQVYSSPPRLAQECKSYKWKIQLIDHDNNIEDQMLTTKDVWKLQDRKVIVHFDEDSGQPDEDSGGLLGSWLGQLSTDVNLLPINYSDWRLFSSHKKAKAWEVIQNKFWFDDPETRKDYVIGVLGSRCKDLKLRLWRDYKQNDQAQTLENRPTDIPEDQWHDFVTTRFTDKWRRVRDRNIKSRSNHTMPHSCGRKSFARKRREIKNVTGKTPCRAEFFIETCKKSDGNFVTKEAKRHADELRILMTQNPSTQVTSNMPASLDDEYSRVFGPERSGRVRCVGRGPTPSKFFKRSTAARTEAENAEVVQMRTKMASLENNVKNLTGILQQLLSTTTSDQAPTWATYANIISSSSSQERGNEFNENQNGNGLNVNGMNEIGMNVNGLNINGSERQSSEWQQWNTNGRNVNGRNNNGFSGNGHGVS from the exons aTGAGTGATTCAGTGCAGTTCACCGAATCAGAGACACAAGCACCAGAAGATTTGCAGTACTTGGAGCAGGTTTACAGTTCTCCTCCGCGACTTGCTCAGGAATGCAAAAGTTACAAATGGAAAATTCAATTGATAG ATCATGATAACAACATAGAAGACCAAATGCTGACAACCAAAGATGTTTGGAAGTTACAAGATCGTAAAGTGATTGTTCACTTCGATGAAGATAGCGGTCAACCTGATGAAGATTCTGGAGGCTTACTTGGATCATGGTTAGGTCAGCTGAGTACTGATGTGAACTTGTTACCCATTAACTACAGTGATTGGAGATTGTTCAGTTCTCACAAAAAAGCAAAGGCATGGGAAGTAATCCAG aacaaattttggtttgatgatcCTGAGACAAGAAAGGATTATGTGATTGGTGTACTAGGAAGCAGGTGTAAAGATTTAAAATTGCGTCTTTGGAGAGATTATAAACAAAATGATCAAGCTCAAACATTGGAGAATCGTCCTACTGATATACCTGAAGACCAATGGCATGACTTTGTTACCACGAGGTTCACTGATAAGTGGAGG AGAGTACGAGATCGAAACATCAAAAGCCGAAGCAACCATACCATGCCTCATTCATGTGGGAGAAAGAGTTTTGCTAGAAAAAGACGTGAAATT aaaaatgTGACTGGAAAAACACCATGCCGAGCAGAATTCTTCATCGAGACTTGCAAGAAATCTGATGGAAATTTCGTAACTAAGGAGGCTAAAAGGCATGCG GATGAGCTAAGAATTTTGATGACCCAAAATCCATCAACGCAAGTCACAAGCAATATGCCAGCTAGTTTGGATGATGAATATTCTCGAGTGTTTGGTCCAGAGCGTTCTGGCAGAGTACGTTGTGTTGGTCGTGGACCTACTCCCTCAAAGTTTTTCAAGCGCTCTACGGCAGCAAGAACTGAGGCTGAGAATGCTGAAGTTGTTCAGATGAGAACAAAGATGGCATCATTagagaataatgttaaaaatCTGACAGGAATCTTACAACAGCTGTTGAGTACAACTACTAGCGATCAG gCACCTACATGGGCAACTTATGCGAATATAATAAGCTCTTCATCTTCTCAG gAAAGAGGAAATGAATTCAATGAAAACCAGAATGGCAATGGTTTGAACGTCAATGGTATGAATGAAATTGGCATGAACGTCAATGGTCTGAACATCAATGGCTCTGAACGTCAATCGTCTGAATGGCAACAGTGGAATACTAATGGCCGAAACGTCAACGGTCGGAACAACAATGGATTTTCAGGCAATGGGCATGGAGTTAGTTGA
- the LOC104721964 gene encoding transcription factor bHLH68-like: MNRGVLESSPVQQLMAAGNPNWWNVSGGMRPPPPLIGHQQAPLPPHMNPNNNYLRPRMMPTLLPHFLPSPATSSSSSSSTSLPNNPNISSWLESNDLPPESWSLSQLLLGGLMMGEEERLEMMNHHNHHDEQQHHSFQGKMRLENWEEQVLSHQQASMEAVDIKQESNINNNNGYVISSPNSPPNKSCVTTTTTSLNSNEDNNNNNNNNNNNNNNNMLDFSSNHNGLHLSEGRHIPPDRASECNSVDIGGSTNKKPRLQPSPSSQSTLKVRKEKLGGRIAALHQLVSPFGKTDTASVLSEAIGYIRFLQSQIEALSHPYFGTTASGNMRHQQHLQGERSCIFPEDPGQLVNDQCMKRRGASSSSTDHQNANEEPKKDLRSRGLCLVPISCTLQVGSDNGADYWAPALGSASFH, encoded by the exons ATGAATAGAGGTGTGTTAGAGAGTTCGCCGGTTCAACAGCTGATGGCGGCCGGAAACCCTAATTGGTGGAACGTAAGCGGCGGCATGAGGCCACCACCACCGTTGATAGGTCATCAGCAGGCGCCGTTGCCGCCACATATGAATCCTAACAACAATTATCTGCGACCACGGATGATGCCGACTCTTTTGCCGCACTTCTTGCCCTCTCCGgcgacttcttcttcctcatcttcttcaacgtCTTTGCCTAATAACCCTAACATCTCTTCTTGGCTTGAAAGCAATGATCTCCCTCCAGAGTCTTGGAGCCTTAGCCAACTGCTTTT ggGTGGATTGATgatgggagaggaagagagattggAGATGATGAACCATCATAATCAtcatgatgaacaacaacacCATAGTTTTCAAGGAAAGATGAGACTGGAGAATTGGGAAGAACAAGTGTTAAGCCACCAACAAGCTTCCATGGAGGCGGTTGACATCAAACAAGAGAGTaacattaacaacaacaatggttaTGTCATATCTTCGCCGAACTCACCTCCTAACAAATCTTGTGttacaacaaccacaacaagcCTCAATAGCAACGaggataacaacaacaacaacaacaacaacaacaacaataataataataatatgttggATTTCTCTAGCAATCACAATGGTCTTCACTTGTCCGAAGGGAGACACATTCCTCCGGATCGAGCCTCTGAG TGTAACAGCGTAGACATTGGTGGGTCTACTAATAAGAAGCCAAGGCTTCAACCTTCTCCTTCGTCACAATCAACCCTCAAG GTGAGAAAGGAGAAATTAGGAGGCCGAATCGCAGCGCTTCATCAGCTAGTATCTCCATTTGGAAAG ACTGACACAGCCTCAGTCCTGTCGGAAGCTATTGGATACATTAGATTCCTTCAGAGTCAAATTGAG GCTCTGAGTCATCCATACTTTGGTACGACTGCCTCCGGAAATATGAGGCACCAACAACAT TTGCAAGGAGAGAGGAGTTGCATATTTCCTGAGGACCCTGGTCAG CTGGTGAATGATCAGTGCATGAAGAGAAGAGGAGCTTCGTCTTCGTCGACGGACCATCAAAATGCAAATGAAGAACCTAAGAAAGATCTGAGAAGTCGAGGTTTATGTCTTGTTCCAATCTCATGCACACTCCAAGTAGGCAGCGACAACGGTGCCGACTATTGGGCTCCAGCACTCGGCTCCGCCAGTTTCCACTGA